CTGCATGTGGAAAAGATGCAGCCGCCTGTGATTATGCacttggccagcaggtggtttcgtgtgcaatGAAGCGTCAAGAAATGAACCGTGACTCCAACCAATGGCTGAAGCGTTAcaatgcttcatgaagcttcagCTCGCCATCACTATCAAAAACTCTACCCAAATAAATgtaggcaaacaaacaaaatgcaatttaacTGGCGTGTTAAACgtgcaatgcattgtggatTAATTATTCCTATCAAAGTGCGcggtcataaatcggtcatggagggtaaggactgaaTTATTgaaggacttcaaatacttagCTTAATTAATatgtacaatgaaaagtgagaagttTAAACTTCGTCTTGAACGCGccgcacggctgacgtcacgctttgctagttaaacagctGGTTAAACTTGTCACTGGGAGCGAAAAAgttactgtggtgggagcaagtgtgtgtgtgtgtgtgtgtgtgtgtgtgtgtgtgacactcactttcacgtttacgtacacTTGCGCAcaaatgcacgcacacacacagttgctatATCTATCTATGTATCTATCAGTTAAGCGTCTTTCGAGAACGTGTAGTGGGAATGGTGTggttgtttacatttagatacTTACTGTACTATGTTGGCATTTCAAGTCTGcgctaagttgctgatttaatgtggcttcaacttcactaatatttaagttattaatTATCTGTAACTTGCGTGGCATACAtgaccaagtaatgggtacggttaagcgaatgcttttttttgtactgtggataaatgatattcctgccacttggcagctgctgaaaaaagtgactttttttctaacttagttacttttgaaattaaGCAATCAGTAAAGTAAGTTCCATTTaagatcaagtaatcagtaaggGAACTaacttactttttcaaggtaactgtggcaacactgattgtacttgaaatttaaataaaaatgaactggACTTAACAAATGTGCTTTgctggattaaaaaacaaatgtagccACTGTCAAATCAtgcacattttcaacatttaattcaggTATTCTTTCACAGACCACGAGAGAGAGCCCGCGTCCCACTAGCCGTACTCGTGCCACACCTTGAGAAGCACTGGCTGAGTGGTTAAATGCCTAAATGCGTAACTCATCAGggcaggccccgcctcttaaagccacacacaaagTCACAGACACTACCGTGTAGAACGTtaggatggtgaccccaagtggatAAAAATTGTACCTGGACCTCCAAGGCATAGTTTGTATCGGTATTGAATAATGTAAAatccatttttaagcgatgacTCAATTGACGGGATGAATAATCGACTCTAAAGTTTTgtatatatcaaatatatatatttggataAGTTTTATAAAGTATTTGATAGCCCCAGTCGTAGCTGGAATGATTCTAGTGGGATACAGGGCCTGCAAAATCCTAAACTATTTGCTTTTCTAGCACCTGTCAGCCTGGGGCCAGTGGTTTTTGCAAAGGGGCAGTCACAAATAACTCGGCTCGGCTGGGGATCACAGTGTTTGTGTGACGTTGCAGTTTATGGCCGGCATATAGAAAATCTATTTGCTTGTGGCTTGGTTTGACAGAGGCCCTCGGACACCCCTGCTGTTCAACCGCAGCGAAGGTTTAAATGACTTGGTGAGGTGCTGTGCGGCGTCCCTCACTGACCGTCCATGTCTTCGGTGTACCACATGTCCCAGCGGCGCAGGACGTCCCTCCTCCAGGCCGCGGAGCGCTCGCCTTCTTCGCCTTCGTCTCGGCTCGCCGTCCTCAGCAGGTCGCTGAGCTGCCGCATGGCGCGGATGTTCTTGACGGTCGGGTAGCGGCTGCCGTGGCGGACGACGGCGGTTAGGTGCACCGGGGAGCAGCGCTCTCCGCTCGGGAGCGAGCGGTCGACGGCCGCCGGCTCAGCGAGCAGCCTCCGGTAGGCGGAGGAGTCCTCGTAGCGGGTCTTGGAGCCGAAGTGAGCCGCGAAGTCCGGCACGTCCGCCGGCGAGCAGCCGCGGCGGCTCGCGAGGATCGCGAAGACGACGGACGAGAGGACGGACAACATTTTCCCGAGGCGGACTCAACCTTCCCTTCGTGGCGTTTTGTTTTCTGGTTTTTCGCCTTGCTCCACCTGCAACGCTGGTTTCCGCTGTGTTGTTGATCTTCCGGTTGGATGACCTTTCAACTCTCGCGTTCGATAGACTATTGGGCGACCGAaactattcattcattttcaaatcCTGACGACAGATGGATTGACAGACGAATAAACAAACACGTGGATGGACGAATGACTACAATATTCGCTTCGATACACTCGTATTCGTCATGAACCATCAGAgtacaaacaataacaaacagCAGCATTGAGATGAAATTCCAATTATTTGAAAGCCAACAGCAACAGAAGATTACGATTTTTCAtgttggtatatatatatatatatatatatttggtaaCAGTAATAAATATCGTCTCATTATATTTGTATAATGACAGGGAAGTATTGACAGTGATAtattttgattggctggcgaccggttcagggtgtaccccgcctctcgcccgaagatagctgggaaagaagaaagaagaagaatcgcctttattgtcatgaacatgcatgcacacgaaatttgttctgtgCATTTTACCCCTCACggtgaacacacgcacacagcggagcagggggcagcagtGCCTTGCtcgaggacaccacagccgtgagtccgggggatgttggcggatggtccggtcggggtcttgaacctaggccCCCCACGGTATTAACCACCATGATATTAACCACTGGGCCGCGGctgcccgcgacccgtgtgaggagaagtgtACGGAAAATCAATGAATATGACCATAGAATCTATTGCATTACACATAATATGAAGTGAAAAGTATCATTTTGTCTCGTCGCAGTACAAACAAAGTATACTTTGCAAACAAAATAGACCCATTCGCAAAATGAAAGACAAGAAAACAGTTGATTGATCGATGTCCTTCATTCACAATAAAATCGTCTTGACCATACCTTACGCAGTTTGGCCTCATCTTCGttgttatggaaaatgtactttttaaggTTTGTATCCAGATAGCTCTAGTTTGCGAAGTTCATTGGTGCGTCTGGAACGCAAGCGTCACAATCATCAACCGAGTCGATCAATTTGTTTACGGGCCACAAAACTGCTTTCACAGTCTTTGACCTTTGCTTGCTTATCCACACTTTGGGCTCCGCTTCCGCTAATTACTATTAATTATTAGTTCTTATTAGGGTTAGGGCGGACGATTGGCGGTCCACCGAAAGCCGAGCTCGCCGCGGGCCCGGCGTTACGAGGGGCGAGAAAGATCCGGCCCTAAAACGAGCCGATTTCACCACAGCAAACGGTATGCTTTTGCTGAGTTGTTTCACCCACCAAAgcgtctcaaagggcttcacgggCCCACAGTTGACGGAGATCGATGACatcccctgatctaaaccccatatgggagaaaagaaaaaactgaaggTGGGACCACTGGACACATACgtctgtaattcttgatcctcgCGGTATTTCGACGACGGCACGTCACAGGCATCTGGGAGCTCTTTGAAAAGGTGAAAAATGCAGATGATTCCTTTCCAGAACCAATTAACGCTAACGTTTCAAGCGATATGTGCAGCCCAGCGCCACCCTGTGGAGACACACCttccttcaccacaacagagatCATCAGGTACGACACAGGAAATGCTCCAATTTCAAGCGATTGGTCCGAAAATGATCATTATTTATTGACTACAATTCACGTATCtttgccagcgacgtatagtgacaggcggaacaatgaaatgctcttccactaaatGGCAGAATATCCAATGAATCCGCGTATTCAGCTGTTGTCGTTCATCCCAAAGAACTCGAGCAAAGTGTTCCATTCAGCAGGCTAACATTTCACACCAAGTACAGTTATCATCATTCTTCGTCCCCCCTCCAGTAAAATAGGTGCGTTGGCTCAATGGAGGTTGGGAAACACGGGACTACATGACCAACGGTTGGATGCATGAATAGCGTAAGCGCTTTAACCCTAACCCGTCTAACCGCAacccttaaccctaacccttcgtAAAGACGACCATGAtctaaatcagtgattctcaaccggTGGGTCGGGGCCCCAAAAGTGGATCGCGCCCTTAGATCACGCCGTACGaggagtgaaatatttcatgcgCATCCCAAACTAgccttttctttcaaaaatagcATTACTCAGAAAATGATTACGAAGTGTACATGCAACTTTGAGCGGCAGCATAAAAAAGGTTTGGTGTTTTTATAACGTAATAATCCCAGACTGTGGCAAACGCGGCAGTTGCTTTGGTCTGCATTATTTCCCACAAAAGAAAAACGTATTCATTGTGCACTTTCCCGAAAAGATCGGTGCCAAGATATGCATTTTTGTACATGCTGTCATCTTGTTCATCTTCAGTTTCTTATCAAGGCCCTTTGAACATGTAGTTCTGTTTAAAAATTTGATATACTGCTATTTTTTAACTCTAAacgttctttattgttcttaactccTGTAAAAGTGGGCGGCGACTTGGCGACAATAGATAACgcgggtcccagggtgacaacagttgagaaccgaTGATCTAAATCAATCTTGTTGGGAGTCCCGGAATGCTAATTGTCAACAATGCCAATCTTGGATGCGCCTACTTTTCTGCTCAAGGTCATGGTGTCGCCTTCCTCGCTGCACAAACACTTCCTGCCGCCGTCCATCCTTGAAAGCTAAACGGAGCTAGGCTAAGCTAAGGCGAACTAAGTGAAGCGTCTCAGTTGCTTCCCTCGCTGACGGGCATGTTGATGTGCGCGGTGAGCAGCGGCGTGCTCTGCTCCTCGTGCAGCACGAAAACTTTAATGATGTCAGAGATGCCTTTGTCGCTGGTGCACTCCACCAGGGTCTGGACCGGGTAGACCAGTCCGGGCACCAGCATGGGGATCTTCATGAACGGGTTTCTCACCCTGTACAAGGCGTCGTCGTACGCGAAGCTGACGGCCAGCTTGAGGACCGGTCGGCACGCCGCCGTGTTTTGCACGTTGAGCGTGAGTTTGAAGGATGGGCCCAGACCCTGGACCACGGCGTTCATCTTGAGCGACCGCCCGGGACCGGACGAAACGGGGGTCAGACTGCACTCCAGGGCCTTGGCGTAGGCCTGGGCCGCCGCCAGTCGCAGGCGGACCAGGTCCATCTGGAAGGCCCGGTGCATGGCGGGGCCGTTCTCGCGCTCCCTCAGGGTCTGGTCCACGTACAGTTTGGTCTTCTTGGGCACGTTGAGGCGGACGCTCTGGGCGGCTGGGGGTCCTGGAGTGGTGTCCCGCTCTCGGAACTCTGCCGTCCTCTTGAGGATTTTCACCATCAGGCCGCCGCCCTTCATGGTCATGACCAGGGTCCCGTCCTCGCGCCCGTAGCGCCCGAAGCAGATGGCGCTCACCGCGTTCGGAGTCTTGATGGCGCTCACCAGGTTCTTGTCCCGGTACAGCTGGACCTCGCAGTTGGCCAGACCCACCAGAACCGCCTGGAAGCCTCGAGCAGGGAGGTCCATGGTGGCCATGGTACAGATGGGGGCCGGGAGGACCACCTTCCACAGCTTCTTACCCTGGACCAGCCACAAGAGACTATCGAGTCTTTAAACACGCTCCGGTACTTAGACCAGTCATCGAGTCCTTAGATCTCCTGAAGTCTTTAGAACTGTCAAGATCCTGTCAAATCTTCATCCCAACTCAATCAAAACTTTAAACCCCCGAAAGTCTTTAGATTTGTCAATTGCTTAGACCAGTAAATCAAGTCTTTAAACAACGTAAAGCAGGGGCGTCCAAACGACAGACCGCGGGCCATTTggctctcattttttaaaagcctGCGGCAAATTCTAAAAACAACATCTGACACGGAccgctgcactttttttttttttaaagggggcaGCAGAGTGAAAAGTGTGACTGTCGAAAAAGGGAGGTGTTGTGACACAGGTATCCCCCGTGGATGCGATTGtctccctcccccacccccaccacaatTACCGGCACTAATGAGGTGGTTTcatatattataatttatacatattttattattttctagaGATACAAAGAAACTATTTGCAACTAAGAGTCACAATATTTCTATTTATAAGGGTGAATGAAGACAATGCAACATTCAGCAAAATGGGGAAAAGTactttctcctcactcgggtgaaTGGCGAAGTGGACTCGATCAAAGCAaccgtaggaactttaaatgtctgcagtgtgttttttttaacgcaaGATGTCACCACTGAGCCATCACAGATGACAACAGACAACAATGTTtcggctttgtttgtgtttacatgcatcatagtttgaaaaataaatgatatacaggaagtcctcgatttacgaacgagtttcGTTCCTACGCCGGCGACGTAccccgaatttccgcgtaagtcggatttcaccgttaaagtcgaaatttacgtcgaaatactttgtgtaaagaaactaaaatacattcaaataaaaaaataagatgctgtacttaccattactgctgagaggtgGACGGAGAAGAAGGAGGGGAGGCTGTGAGAGCTATAAATTCCTCCTCCTCAGCATCCTTGCCTTTCTGCTCTTTGAACGTTTGGAAAATACGCCGTGCCTTTTCCTGAATGAGCATTAGGCTGATATTAAGCCAATGTTGATTCTGATCCTCGATCCATAGCGCAAGTCATCTTTCCATCTCCGCAAGGCTCGAAGAACGCTGCTTTGTGATCACTGTATCCCTCATAGGGGCGAACCCTTCACGTGCGCTAAAATACGGGCTTTGTCCTTAATAATGGTCGCCACGGCCGACCGACTGAAGCCCAAGTCTTTACCGATGTTCGTCGGTAACTAAGCTTCGTTTCCATGgtaattgcttttcttttggCTGGACCAGCATCGCTAGAAGACCCAGCTTTCTTCTTTGGGGCCataatgtgaaaaaaggagggcgaaaaaggcatagacacagacaagcactgtgcactagctaagcagaaacactatggtgctggggacaaaatggcggacgaggcacgggcgtcggaAAGTCGAAACGttgtaggtcgagtacgtcgtaacttgaggacttcctgtacatgtatttaacttttttttgaagacaccagccataaagatttttttttttttttttttagcaagttcggcttcaaacgtTAGCGTAGCATtcacaggaagtctgctaatctgttttccgggtttggtcacgtgacgttccgcatagTGGGactcagttataagagggtccacattatttcagttgtttatttgcaCTTCCCATGTCTAAAagatttaaatgtttctttGAATTgagttatacaagttacaggtcacattaatggtggaaaaagctttgaaatgatttatcttggtttcatttttgATCACAAAAAAACAGGCATCTAAACAGGGGTGTTTAgtctttttatattcactgcgtcagttttttttttttttttttaaactaaacaataaataattgtttgataGATTAGCTTTCACGTGTTTGATGAATTCAAGTCAAAGAATTTTAAAATGGCCctcgcatccatccatctttcggAATCTGGTCCTCAGAAGAAAACGTTTGGACAGCCCTGCCCTGAAGTCTGCGGCGCCGTCAAGTCTCGAGTCCCTCAAGTAACGTGAGGCGGTACCTTCTGCGTGAATCCCTGCAGGTTCCGGTCCACCGTTCCCACCACCACGTTCTTGCCCACTCTCAGCAGGCCGACGGGATGCGACGACAGCTCCACGCAGTACTTGGCTTTGTCCGAGTCCCTTAGAGCAGACGCAAAGAGCTGAAAACACGCTCGGACCGGCAAACCCGTCCCTACCCGGAGACTGACCTGCGCAGGATGTAGATGTTCCCGTTCCGACACGCCGCCGTGATCCGGAACTCCACGTCGAACTGACCCGTCACGTCCATCGTGGTGGGCGCGGCCGGCAGCGCCATCTGCACCCGCACCACGCACGGAACGCTCACAACGTCAATataggacgacgacgacgcccTACACCTGCGCTTGTCAAACTTTTTACTTCACGTTCTGCCTCAAAAATACGTAGTTCTCCAAGAAGCACCATAATTACCAACATGGTAGGCCCGAGTGCTCATTAGAGGCTGACACGGGAGGGGATTTCTACTCCCACTCCCACTCCTGAGCCAAAATTTTACAGTATCCCGCGAAAACCACGGTTTCCACTTCCATCAAGGTTTCCCCTACGACTTTGTTGTCATAGTTCCCGCTCCCGCTACTCCCAATGAATTTTGCTCCCGCTCAATCTTGTGATTAGTGGGGACGTTCACTCCCACCCCGTGGAAATctcaaaaaacaacagaaacgaGATTTTGATTCCTTAAAAGTATattgaatattattgtaagccattgtaacatAATATAAgaaaacggggaaaaaaatgcacttcaATAATAATTCCATGAAAATGTAGCTAAataaaagattgaaaataagcagttgttaaaagttaaatacaaagaTATTGGACCAAaacattaaatacaactgaactgtacttgggcaagGATTCGTTCCCGTACCACCAGAGGGAGCACACGCCCGTGTACCATACCACTACTACCATTGTACCACACTTTAAGAACCACAGCATTACACAAACTGgacattatacacacacacaacatgcacgcacatgcacacacagacacacgcacacagatagGACGGAAGCAAGGGCAGACAAAAGACGTAAAAGCGTGTGCGGTGACCTTTGCGAGGACGACGAAGGCCTCGGGGTCGAGCACGTAAAGATGTCCGCTCTCCGTGCCGATCACCAGGCAGCTGACGCCGTCCTCGTCCGCCGTGCTTTTCTTCAGGGTCGCCATGCACGTGATGACGGTCTGGAGACCACAGGCACAACGTCGAGCTGCgtgcgcatgtgcgtgtgcgcgtgcataCCTGTCGTTTGATTGGTTGCGGTttgtgcagctggacaaagtcTTCCAGGTGCTCGGCATCCagagacaggaagtggagagaGCGCCCGGATAATGGCACGTCAGCCTTCTTCCTGACGCTCTCCAGCATCTCCTTGAGGGCGGGGGGGTCAATGTGCCCCTCCCTGGCCTGCTGCCACACATCCTGACCGATCAaatcaaattacattttatttgtattgtatttcatacataaaaaatgCAACCCGAAGTGCTTCACACAGATAAAACTACACACAACGCAGCAGCCGTCAAATACTGACCAATCACGGAACAGGTacaatttccatccctttactcaaaaacaggacattatttcaacttCCTAACGTCCGTCAGAAAATCAcctaaaatgttgatcattattttccaaagtaaaagcagatgtttgcaaatgtcttattttgaaactccacacaggtaatcagtctgctttcatgaaggacgACAAAAATCATCGTAAAAActtttactgttgagaggctgaattcggagcatttggacaatttgaagttaaaGGGCGCCTTCCATCACAATCCCAAAATTGTGTTCtcctgttttatgcataatatGTCAAAATGGAACCATTGTCCTACTCATTTTGAGTTATTATTGATGATATTGATATTGAAACTAATTCACATACATCTATTTAATGGTATAAATACCCGAGACAATCAAATAGTAAGCGGCCCTTTCCCACGAGTCTCAATCTTTTAATCAAACGTCTCTTTCAGAAAGTGGACGGGCAACTCTAGTATCCTCGACTGCAGCTGCAGACTGACTGCGTTTATGAGGAGCGGCGGGGGCCCTTCAGGGAGGCTTCTTTCTGTATGTATGGGGGCCCAAAATGTGGtgccacacgcgcacacacacgcacgcacacacacacacacacacacacacacctgctcaaGCGTGTTGACGTCGAGCCCGGGCAGCGTGAACTTGAAGTAGGGCCTGAGGTTCTTGTAGACGTAAACGCAAGGTCCGGACGCCACGGCCACGGCGGGAACGCGCGGCTCATGCAGGTCCATGAAGAAGGAGACCAGGCCGCACGGAAGGTCCAGCAGGACGCTCTCGCTGGTCAGCGCCGTCCCGCGGTACACCTTCAGTTTCATGGCCGccgagccgccgccgccgccgcccaggTCGGCCACCACCAGGCGGCCGTCCCCGTCCCCGCTCAGGTCGGCCAGGGCTACGCAGGAAGTGAAGGTGCGCAGGCCCGCCACCGGGTCGTAGTGGGCGTCCAGCCACTTCCCGTCTTCCCCGCTCGACTCGCTCATGACGAGGCGCTGCTGCGCGACAACACGCACGTGGCGGTCATGTGATGTGCTGAACTCAGTGACCTGACCGCCAGCTCTTTTCAAAGCAGAAATCTCCATATTGCCAGCAGCCGTTTTAGAGCGTTTGGACTGCGTTTCAAGACCCGACCGCACAAtgctgactcaccgcatggctcgagttgaacgtcGGCGGCTTTTTTACGTGGCGTTCGCCATTCACTCCATCAAttgtgtcatcttttctcactaTGGCGACACAAGCTTTCTACTAAAGACCCACCAAAGAggctaaatttgacacaccgtAGACAAGAGTGTTTCTAAAAAGGCTGCCAggtttgaattaataaaaaaataatcataatcaccAGGTACATAAAATAAGGCTCCggaatcatgaaaaataaggtcaccggtcaatcaaatacgttcgctgtagtcaactactAGCCGAATGCCGGCCAATGTGTTGATCCTTAattaacagttaactttcccccAAGTGCCTCTGATGTGTAGATCTCCGTGCGGAGCACGGACCAAGTCTGTGGAGTGTCGGACGGAGCCAACGCCGACCAACTGCACGATGTAGTGCTGCTAGAAATGGACCAAGCCATAGACGGCGCTCGTTAGTTATATAGCGGGGTGGGGCCTAATCATGCTGTTCCGTGGTGACGTCAGCACGACCCTGTTTTAGCTCCGCCCGAACATCCCGCCGCCTGacatggtgaaaaagagttttaagccatagctcaacaattcagttcacAATTGTTCTTAgtctttgcacacattttcagcacttatcctcaaacatatttgatgtatttagaaaaagaaatggaaaatatCTTTGGTTCTACTTAACTACTGCGACACTGATGCTATGTTCACACTACAAGTCAGTTCtgatttttttacacaatgtgACATGGAtctgatttttacattttttcaaatCCGACCCAGGCCCCTTtcgtatgtggatgtaaatcaGATATAAATCAGACGCGAGTGCAGTCTGGACGCTCACGCCGGGCTCATCCGAGCCACGCGGTGGTATCACAATTGTTCAATAAAACTGACAAGTGCGATCGTGCGTGGGGCAAGCAGGGCGGCTGCGGCGCAGTCGTTAGAGCGGGTCATCCAGTGGCCGAAGGGTtgctggtttgaatcccggctccAACTGTCCGCTGCGCTgctgtttgattttgttttcgtGACGGAGGGGAAAAAACGGGATGTTTGATATCAcccatagaaaatctggtcaagAAACgtcttcaaattagagtaaaacagtgTAACTTGATTAtttcattaatttaattaaCATTAATCCTGGACAATTTCATTTGGTCTGCTACTCAGGGAAGGCCTTCTCTGATTGGCTTACAAGTATCAGTTCAAAATATCCACAAATAAGCATGTTCGGGCCGAAATTCCCGTCCAAATGACCGTGACATTTCAAAAGGTGTCACTTGCCCTGAAACGCAAATCGAACATTATTGGTGAGAagggcagtagaataggtcataTCGTCGTCaatcaatcatttttttccaatcattATTTGTTACGAGggattttagaggcatttgaagtgcctcttccatgtttttgagaaaattacaAAGAGGGCGGGCACTTGTCATGTTTAAACTCAAAACTCTGCTGCGCCATTGGCATTTAACGTTGGTCTTGCAAACCCTGCTCAGGTCGATGCCCCCTCAGCATGGAAAGACGGACAACAGAAGGAACGACGGACAGGACAAACGAGAAGATCCGCACATAACATTGTCTCCGCAG
The sequence above is a segment of the Phycodurus eques isolate BA_2022a chromosome 19, UOR_Pequ_1.1, whole genome shotgun sequence genome. Coding sequences within it:
- the bbs1 gene encoding Bardet-Biedl syndrome 1 protein, whose translation is MSESSGEDGKWLDAHYDPVAGLRTFTSCVALADLSGDGDGRLVVADLGGGGGGSAAMKLKVYRGTALTSESVLLDLPCGLVSFFMDLHEPRVPAVAVASGPCVYVYKNLRPYFKFTLPGLDVNTLEQDVWQQAREGHIDPPALKEMLESVRKKADVPLSGRSLHFLSLDAEHLEDFVQLHKPQPIKRQTVITCMATLKKSTADEDGVSCLVIGTESGHLYVLDPEAFVVLAKMALPAAPTTMDVTGQFDVEFRITAACRNGNIYILRRDSDKAKYCVELSSHPVGLLRVGKNVVVGTVDRNLQGFTQKGKKLWKVVLPAPICTMATMDLPARGFQAVLVGLANCEVQLYRDKNLVSAIKTPNAVSAICFGRYGREDGTLVMTMKGGGLMVKILKRTAEFRERDTTPGPPAAQSVRLNVPKKTKLYVDQTLRERENGPAMHRAFQMDLVRLRLAAAQAYAKALECSLTPVSSGPGRSLKMNAVVQGLGPSFKLTLNVQNTAACRPVLKLAVSFAYDDALYRVRNPFMKIPMLVPGLVYPVQTLVECTSDKGISDIIKVFVLHEEQSTPLLTAHINMPVSEGSN